ATGGCATCCTGAAGCGACTCCGGGTCGTTCCAGTCCGGCAGGTCCGCTTCCGGGCTGCCCTGACTGCCCCAGACAGGATACTGCGCAATCGCCGTTGCCAGCGCCATTCGCGCCCGCCCCTCGGGCGTTTCCGCGGCCTCGTTCAGCGCGGTTTGCCATGCCTCCCGCGCGGCGGCCTGATCGCCATCGGCGATGATCGGGTTGAGGTCGCCTTCGGGATCCAGCAAGGCCTTGAGCGAGATGGCCAGATCCAGCCGCATGTTGGCAAGCTCGACCGGCGTCGAGGCGTGCATCGAGATCACGCCATCGAAGCGGTCGGGATGATCCTCGGCGACGCTGAGGCCCACGGACCCGCCGCCCGAACAGCCGAACTGGATCGCGTGCTCGGGTTCTCCGAACTGCTCTTCGAACTGGTCGAGCACCCGCACCATGTTGTCGGATTCGGCCTTAGGGTCCCAATTGGTGTTGCGGTCCGGGTGCCGTCTGGTGCCGGTATAGGCATAGCCATTGTTAAGGAAGAACGTCGCGCGCATCGTGCCGTCCTCGACATTGCCCACCGAGTCGAGGTCGTTGATGACGATGCCGTTCCAGTCCTGAGGCACGCTGATCTGCCATTCCTGTCCGTCGTCGAACACGCCGGTGACCTGTTTGGTCTCGCCGCTCTCCTGAGCGGATCCGGCGGACACGCTCAGGCACAGGGTCGCTGCCGCTGCCGCAAGAACGCGGGGCGTCGTGGTGATGGCCGAATGGGGTCCAGGTTTCATGGTATCTCCTCCTTTACCGTGGTTACTGCGGTTTCTTCCGCAGCGTTTCTTCATTCCAAGTGGATAGTGGTGGGCGATCCCGCACCGCCTCTGCGGCGCGGAACCCTGTCTCTGCGCAATCGACGGGCCGCAGTCGGCCGCGCCCCGCGTCAGGGTCAGTCCGTGACGCAGGCGTAGCTTTCAGCGTCCGCGACCTCGCCTTCCCCGCGATACTGCGGCCATGCGGGATAGTCGCACATCGGCAGCGTGCGGCCGCGCATGGCCTCGGTGGTTGCCGCTGCGACCTCGCCGGCGGGCGGGATGCCGCTTTCGACCCAGGCGTCGAGCGCCGCAAGGTTGTTCCATGCCGGCCCGTAGGTCCCCGACCCGGACCCATGCGCAAGCCCCGGAACCAAGTAGAACCGCATGAAGGCTCGGGTGCGATCCTCGCCCATCTCCGAGACGATGGCATCGTAGAGCTTTGCCACGCCCAGGGGCGAGACGCTGGGATCTTCCGTCCCGTGCACGAGGATCAGCTTGCCCCCGTGATCCGCGAATGCCGAGAGGTCTGGGTTTGTCGCGTCGATCATCTCCGACAAGGCGACCAGACGGTCGCTGTAGCTGCCGGGGTTCTGGATGTCGAAGCTGCCGAAATCGAGGGCGCCGTCCTGATTGACGAAATAGGTGAAGAACTCGTAGGCGCGCGCCGCGTGATGCGCGTGGGGCCCGGATTGCACGGGCTCCGCGTAGTCGGGCTGGCTGCCCAAGGCCATGGCGACCCCTTCGAGCGCGTTGTAGCCAAGGTATTCCGTCATCCCGTTCGCCAGCGCGTAGGGCAGGGTGTAGCCCTCGTGATAGACCTTGATGGTCCTGTCGATCTGTTCGTCCGTCAGGCAGGCTTCGGTTTCGGTGGCCCCGTCACTGCATCGCATGTCCTCGATGAATTGCGCGGCACCGGCGCGGCACTCCGCGATGTTGGAAACCAGACCGTCCTCGATGCCATCGAGGGCGTCGCATCGGGCGATTGACCGCGTCTGAATCTCCGCCACCAGCTCTGGCGGGATCCAGCCAGCCGAGCCGTCGGGATAGATCGCCTGCGTCAGGGCCGCCCCCCATAGCCTCAGCCCCATGAACCAGGCAGTGGGATAGTTCGACAGCACGCCGTCGTAGTCGGTTGGCCAGCGCATGGCCGCGGTCAGCCCTTCGCGCCCGCCGGTCGATCCGCCCTGAAAGTACACCCGCTGCACAGGCGTTCCGTAGGCCGATTGCGCCGTGACGCGCACGACGTCCAGCGCCTTCTTGATGTGCATCCACGCGTAGTTCTGCAGGGCCTCGTCGTTGCGCGCGAAGGAGGCATCGTTGGCGTTGATGCGCTCGTGACCGGAATCGTCGCCGAAGGTCACATAGCCCTGCGCCAGCGGGCTTGGCAGAGAAGGCAGACCGAGGGTCGGGGTCTTGCGGATCTCCGGGATGATCCCGTTGTAGCCGCCGCCGCCGTACTGCAGCATCTTCTCGTTCCAGTATTCAGGGAGGTTTGCTTCCCAGCGAATCTCGAAGGCTTCCGGATCGACCGGAGAGATGATGCCCAGCACCTTGCAGAACGACCCGTGGTCCCTCGTCTCCTGCCACTCCGCCGAGGTGATCTGTGCCCCGGTTGTCGGAAGACCGATCCTTTCAGCACCGATGGCAAGCTGCACAAGCGCGGTGCAGTCTTCCTGGCTTAGTCGGGGCGCATTGGCGAATGCTCCGTTGGCGGACATCCCGACAACGATCGCTGCAACAGCCACGGCTGACGATCTTGACATGGTTTTCTCTCTCCCTCGAATTCTGGCCGATGCTGTCGCTGCTGCGGACGGAACTCCGGAAGAACGTAAGCTCTTGTGCCATCAGCTCAGCGCCGGTCTCAAAGAGTGACGCCAGGCGGCAGCCACTCTGCCGACCTTGCCCCACGTTCTGCTAATGCTTCAAATGCAATTATCTGAAGAATAATTGCGATTGACGCATTGGTCTGTCGATGGCTGCCTTTGACTGCGGCAACCCGGTTCGGACTGATGGCTCAAGGGTCGTTGCGACAGTATCCGCGATCTCAGTTTCCTCATCTCTTCTCTGAATGCTTCGGTGGGGGTTCGCCATCCGAGGCACTTTCTGGGTGTCTCGTTCAGGCGCTCTCAAATCGCCTTCATATTGCGATTTGAGAGAGCCGCGCGCTGGGTGTCTCGCGGCAGATACCGGCGGGACCGCTTGTTCAGGTTCTCGACCGATCCTTTCTGCCACGGGGCTTGGGGATCACAAAACCAGCTATCAGTACCGATGCCGGACTTCAGCTTGCGCCACGCACGAAATGTACCGACCCACTGAATTTCTGCTCATGCTACAAGGGATTTGACCTGCCCCCCGATGGTCCCTCGTTCATAACGAGAGTCTGCGGGTCTGGTTTTCATATTCATCGTCGTTGGTTTGGGCAAGCGAGGCGGGCGTGGAGCCCTCGAATTGCTCAAGCGTTCGGCGCGCTTCTGCGGGTGTTTGGTTCGCCAGCGAAGAGTGCGGCCTGACGTTGTTGTAGTCGTATCGCCAGAGCGCCAGCTTTCTGCGGGCGTCCTCCAGGCTGTCGAACATCTCTTCGTTCAGCAGTTCATCGCGCAGGCTGCCATTGAAGCTTTCGATGAAGGCGTTCTGCTGGGGCTTGCCAGGATCAATGTAATGCCAATCGACATCGTTGTCGTTCGCCCATTTCAGGATCGCCCGGCTGGTGAACTCGGTGCCGTTGTCGCTGACAATACTGGCCGGTTTTCCATAGACCCGGACAAGCGCGTCCAGTTCCCGAGCGACGCGGGCGCCCGAGATGCTGGTATCCGCGATCAGGCAAAGGTTTTCTCGGCAACAATCATCATTCACGGCCAGAATGCGGAACCGGCGTGAGGCTCCGAACGTGTCGGACAGGAAGTCCAGCGACCAGCGCTCGCCCGGTCTCAAAGCTTCTGGCAGTGGCGTTCGTGAGCCACGAGCCCGTTTCCGACCCCGTCGTCGCCGGACGCCCAGCTTCTCATCTGTGTAAAGCCGATAGAGTTTTTTGTGGTTCATGATCATCCCTTACGCTCCAGCATCACCCCGATCCGTCGGTAGCCGAACCCGCGACGCTTAGCTGCGACCGCTTTCATCTCCTTACGTATTTTCAGGATTGTCAGGCGGGCGTTCGCGCCGGACCGTTTTCGGATCGACACCGAAAAGTCGGCAGGCCCGGCGCTGCGAGATATCATGATCCCGCAGCGCCCTGAGCGCTGCCTCTCGCCGCTCATTCGGCGTCGTCAGCTCTTTCCCAGCAAGTCCTTCAGCACGACATTGTCCAGCATGCTGTCCGCCAGCAGGCGCTTGAGCTTGGCATTCTCAT
This DNA window, taken from Ponticoccus alexandrii, encodes the following:
- a CDS encoding DUF6351 family protein, whose translation is MKPGPHSAITTTPRVLAAAAATLCLSVSAGSAQESGETKQVTGVFDDGQEWQISVPQDWNGIVINDLDSVGNVEDGTMRATFFLNNGYAYTGTRRHPDRNTNWDPKAESDNMVRVLDQFEEQFGEPEHAIQFGCSGGGSVGLSVAEDHPDRFDGVISMHASTPVELANMRLDLAISLKALLDPEGDLNPIIADGDQAAAREAWQTALNEAAETPEGRARMALATAIAQYPVWGSQGSPEADLPDWNDPESLQDAMVRVATDGALRSVTGRPMWDNPAGLMSWTTDIDYHAFYANASEQQRDLVASMYEKAGLDPETDIAADIDKVNAWPRVDATAEGIDYYRARTHTGKIGIPVLHISNIGDGGTPATVMAGYVAKIAREGTEDLYRQAFINASGHCTFNEAELAAATAAMVKRLETGEWADLDPEAMNALGASAGEARFVALDGDHGFRLPEQFNRAFFRDSEVPNL
- a CDS encoding tannase/feruloyl esterase family alpha/beta hydrolase, giving the protein MSANGAFANAPRLSQEDCTALVQLAIGAERIGLPTTGAQITSAEWQETRDHGSFCKVLGIISPVDPEAFEIRWEANLPEYWNEKMLQYGGGGYNGIIPEIRKTPTLGLPSLPSPLAQGYVTFGDDSGHERINANDASFARNDEALQNYAWMHIKKALDVVRVTAQSAYGTPVQRVYFQGGSTGGREGLTAAMRWPTDYDGVLSNYPTAWFMGLRLWGAALTQAIYPDGSAGWIPPELVAEIQTRSIARCDALDGIEDGLVSNIAECRAGAAQFIEDMRCSDGATETEACLTDEQIDRTIKVYHEGYTLPYALANGMTEYLGYNALEGVAMALGSQPDYAEPVQSGPHAHHAARAYEFFTYFVNQDGALDFGSFDIQNPGSYSDRLVALSEMIDATNPDLSAFADHGGKLILVHGTEDPSVSPLGVAKLYDAIVSEMGEDRTRAFMRFYLVPGLAHGSGSGTYGPAWNNLAALDAWVESGIPPAGEVAAATTEAMRGRTLPMCDYPAWPQYRGEGEVADAESYACVTD